TGCCATTAAGAATAGATTTCGTAAATTACATATTAATAAAACCAGAAGCGAATGGGAGAGGAGCTAGTGCAGAATATGCAATGACACGTGTCCCAAGAGTTGGATCTGATCAACCCGGTTTATAATAAACAAAAGCCTATTTTGATTAAAAAAATCATAATATTATTATTCATTTTAATACAATATAAAGCTGAGTGTAATAACTCGGCTTTTGCCGTTCTTGAACAAGAACAAAACAAAGGGAAAGTCTCTGATAATCAAAGAGATTATGAGTTGACTAAAATTTATTATGAGGAAGGTAAATACATCAAAGCATTAAAGAAAATTTTATTTTTATCTGATCGAGAATTTAAGGATAGAGTTCTTGAAATTAGAGTAAATGTATTAGCCGGTAAAATTCTTCAAAAGACTAGAGATGATCGAGGAGTTTATGAACCAGATACCTCAACTGAAAAGAATAAAGATAACGACAAGGCGATATCTTTTTTTAGAAAAGCAATTGCATTAGCTGAAAAATTAAAACTAGAAAAGACTGAATTTGGCTTTTCTAATGAATCTTATAAGTTAATAGTCTCAGAATCATATTTGTCATTAGCAAATTGTTATATAGCCGTAAGAAAACAAGATAGCTCAAGAATTTATCTTGAGAAATTAATTTCTATTGAAAGCATTAACAGCAAGGTTAATTTATTTCAAGGAGTTGCTTACACAAATCTTGGGAAAGTTTTTTATATGGAAGAAAACTTTCAACAGGCTGAAAGAATGTTTCTTAAATCTATAGAAGTAAATAAGCTTTTAAAGAATGATATTTCAGTTGCTTTGGCATTGAATAATTTAGGCTCTATTTATATAATTAATGAGGAGTTTAGTAAAGCAAAGAGTACATATCAGGAAGCATTGACTTATTTGGGAAGTAAAAATACTTCTTTGGCTACCGAAAGAAAGGAAATGATCTTTGATAACCTTGCCTGGGCCCTGTACAATTTGAAGGATTATAAGGCGTACGATTATGTTACAAAATCTTATAGGATACGCGATAGTTTAAATGAAATAGGGAGACAAGAGAAGTATGCCGAAATACAAGCGATCCATGATGTTGAGACTGTTAAACAACAAGAACAAATTAAAATTGAACGTCAAGAACGCAAAACTTGGATAATAGGTGTTACTGGAATTGTGGTCTCTTTATTGTTATTATATCTAGCCAATTTATATAAGTTGAGACAACAAAGTTTAAGCTTGAAATTATCCCAGAATGAATTGGAACAGCAAAGAAAATTGGATCGTTTAAAATCACAAAGTCAGGTTAAAATACTAAATGCTACTATTGACGGTAAAGAAACAGAGCGTAAACAAATTGCAGAAATTTTACACGATAATGTAAGCGCTTTATTATCCTCAGCAAATATGCATTTGCAAGCAAGTCAACAGCAGTTTAAGGGTTCTGATATTCCAACTGAATTGGCAAAAACTCAAGAAATAATAGCTGAAGCTTCGCATAAAATAAGAGATTTATCTCATAATTTAATGTCGTCTGTATTGTTAAAGTTTGGATTGGAATACGCAGTAAAAGATTCTGCAAAAAAGTTTTCAAATTCCAATATAAGAATTAACACTGCTATACATAATGTGTACCGTTATTCTCAAGATCAAGAGATTAAAATCTTTAACATTATTCAAGAATTAATCAATAATATCTTAAAGCATAGTCAAGCCAAAAATGCTTATGTAATTATGGAGGAGGAAGATGATATGTTGAATATTATAGTGAAAGATGATGGTGTTGGTTTTAAGAATAAATCCGAAGAAGAAAAAGGAGTTGGTATCAACCAAATAAAGGCAAGAATTCATATGATGAATGGTTCTTTTTTAATCGAATCTTCTCAAGGAATGGGAACAAAAACCACAATGAATATTCCTGTTGTTCGAAAAAAAACTAGAGTGTACTCCGCTTAGCGAGCTCTATAACTTCCATATTTTTTATTTCACCCTTATCTAATTCAAATCTAACCATGGTTCTTATTTTGTGGAATCCGTGTTTTCCAGCAGCGCCAGGATTTATATGTAAAAGATTTAAACTTTTATCGAATTGTACTTTTAAAATATGAGAATGTCCACAAATAAACAATTGTGGAGGATTTTTCTTAATTGTTTCTCGAACTCTTTGATTGTATTTCCCAGGATATCCACCAATATGTGTAATCCATACAGGAACATTTTCAACTTCAAATCTATTATCTAAAGGAAATTCAGATCTAGCTTCGGCATCATCAATATTACCATAAACCCCACGTAAAGGCTTTAAAGCTTTTATGGTATCGGTAACTTTTAAATGGCCAATATCTCCGGCATGCCAAACTTCATCTGCTTGTTTTACAAACTTTAAAATTTGATCATCAATATAACTATGGGTGTCTGATAAGAGTAAGATTTTTTTCACTTAACGAAAGTACAAAGAATCTTTAGGTTTTCTACAATGTCACGTTAAGAAGCAAACAGCAATTATTTAAACAATAGAATTCCATATTGTTAGTTAATTTTTAAGAAAATACTAAATAACTCAACCAAATAAAATCCGTAGTTTAGCTTTTTAAAAAAATAATTTCTTGAGGTATTTTTTAGAACTTTCATACAACGGTAAAAACTACTTTGGTTGGCAAGTTCAACCTGATGTAATTTCGGTTCAAGAAAAAATAGCAACAGCGTTAAGTACAATTTTAAGGAAAGAAATAGCCATTGTAGGTGCAGGACGAACGGATTCTGGAGTACATGCTTCTCAAATGTATGCTCATTTTGATTTTGATCAAGAACTAAATGATAATTTTACCTACAAACTGAATGCAATTTTACCTAATGATATTGTAATTTACAATACTACTAAAGTTAGTGACGATGCTCATGCAAGGTTTGATGCTACAAGTAGAAGTTACGAGTATAAAATTTGGTTGGGGAGAAATCCGTTTGTATTGGATACAACTTGGCAACTCAATTATAAAGAAATAGACATCGATTTGATGAATAAGGCAGCTGAGTTATTGTATGAATACGAAGACTTTGAATGTTTTTCGAAGGTGAAAACAGATGTAAATACCTTTAACTGTAAAGTAACAAATGCCGTTTGGAAATTAGAAGGACATGAACTTACGTTCTATATTTCTGCAGATCGTTTTTTAAGAAACATGGTAAGAGCGATCGTAGGAACATTGTTAGATATTGGATTACGCAAAAAATCTGTTGAAGATTTTAAAGCAATTATAGAAAGTAAGAATAGAAGCAATGCGGGAGTATCTGTACCTGCAAAAGGATTATTTTTGACTAAAGTTGAATACGATTATATTTAAATTGTGAGTAAGAATAAAAAAGGAAATGCATTTGATATGGAGATTTTTGTGAGACTAATGAGTTTCGCAAAAAAGTACCGTACTCAATTTTGGATCGCGGCATTATCTACCATTTTACTAGCTGGATTTTCAATTGCCAGTCCAGTAATTTTATATAAAGCTATTGATGATTTTACTGCTACAAAAGACGCAACACGTTTATTGTATTTTACAATAGCAATGCTATCAGTTTTGTTAGTTCAGGTTATATTACAATTCTCGTTTATATACTATGCCAATTGGGTTGGACAAAACATTATCAAAGATATTCGAGCTAAGATTTTTAGTAAAATTTTAGAGTTTAAAATGACATATTTTGATAATAACTCAGTAGGAAAATTAGTAACAAGAGTAGTTTCTGATATTGAAACTATTGCGAACTTTTTCTCTCAAGGAGTTTTTATGATTGTAAGTGATATTTTAAAAATGTTAGCTGCTGTAATTGTAATGTTCGTTATAAATTGGAAATTGGCTATCATTGCTTTAGCAGTATTGCCAATTTTAATTTATGCAACTAAATTATTCCAAATTGCAATTAAAAAAACCTTTCAAGATGTTAGAAATCAAGTAGCCAATCTTAACGGTTTTGTTCAAGAGAGAGTTACTGGAATGAAAATAGTTCAGTTATTCAATAGAGAAAAAATTGAATACGATAATTTTAAAGAAATCAATAACAAGCATAAAGAAGCACATATTAAAACTGTTTGGTATTACTCCATTTTCTTTCCTATTGCAGAGATCATGTCGTCCATTGCTATTGGATTGATTGTTTGGTATGGAGGATTACAAGTTTTAGGAAATAAATTAATTACTGTTGGAGCAATAATTAGTTTTATTCAAATGGCTCAAATGTTATTCAGACCGTTACGCCAAATCGCAGATAAGTTCAATCAATTACAAATGGGAATTGTTTCTGGTGAGCGTGTTTTTAAAGTAATTGATACAGATAGTTCAATTGATAAATCTGGTACTAAAGATGCATCAAATTTAAGAGGAGATATTTCTTTTAAAGATGTGAGATTTAGTTATGTGCAAGGTGAAGAAATATTAAAAGGAATAAACTTCAACGTAAATAAAGGAGAAACTATTGCAATTGTAGGTTCTACAGGAGCTGGGAAGTCTACTATTATTAATTTAATTAGTCGTTTTTACGAAATAGATAGTGGAGAAATTGCTGTTGATGGAGTTTCAGTTCAAGAGTTCGATTTGAGTTCTTTAAGAAATCAAGTAGCAGTTGTTTTACAAGATGTCTTTTTATTTTCAGATACGATCTTGAACAATATTACATTACAAAATGAAGCCATTTCTCTTGAAGAAGTAAAAGAAGCTGCAAAGCAAATTGGAATTCATGAGTTTATTGAAAGTTTGCCAAATGGCTACAATTATAATGTAAAGGAACGTGGAGCAATGTTATCTTCAGGACAACGTCAGTTAATTGCATTTTTAAGAGCTTATGTAAGTACTCCAAGTATTTTAATTTTAGATGAAGCAACATCATCTGTAGATACCGAATCAGAACAAATGATTCAATATGCTACGGATAAAATCACAAAAAATAGAACTTCAATTGTTATAGCACATAGATTAGCCACAATTAAAAAAGCGGATAAGATTTTAGTGATGGACAAAGGAAATATAGTTGAACAAGGAAGCCATAAAGAATTGTTAAAAAAAGAAGGTTACTACCGTAATCTGTACGAAAAACAATTTAGTGCTGAGGTAATATAATTCCCTCTGTTTTATTTGTTTAATTTGTTCAAAATGCTACATTTGTTACTCAATCACAAAAACTTAAAATACATAAACAATGAAAAAAGTAATTTTATCTGTCTTTGTAGCTGGTTCATTATTAGCTACTTCTTGTAAGCAAGCAAAGGAGGCTAAAGAAGAAGTAAAGGAAACAACTGAAGCAGTTGTAGAAAAAACTGAAGAAGCTGCTAAAACTGTAGTTGAAGAAACTAAAGAAGCAGTAGAAGAAACTACTAAAGCAATCGAATCTGCAATCGAAGGTATTACTATTCCTGAATTTAAAGACCCAAAAGTAGGAGAGTATTTAAAAGAGTATTCTGAGTATGCTAAGAAATATATTGATGCTGGAGGAGATGTTGTAAAGAATGTAGATTTAGCTAAAACAGGAACTGAGTTAGCTGCTAAAACTAAAGATATTCTTGCTGGTTTAGATGAAGAGTCTGCTAAGAAGTTTAATAGCGTTTTAACTGCTATCCAATCTAAAATGGCACCTGCAAAATAATTATAATTCTAAGCAATTATAATATCCTAAAGGCTTACAATGTGTAAGCCTTTTTCTTTTTTATAAAGTATATTTTCTACGTAAGTAACATAAGTTTATAGCACAAAATTTTAACCTTTATACAAATACTACAAATTGTTAAAATAAAATTTCAAACTACTCTTCAATTCATTGTTCTTAAGTGTATTATCCTTATATTTAATAGAGAAATCGTGCCAAATTAGATTGAGTCAACCAAATACGTAGTACTACCAAAAAACTCAATTCTTACAACTAGAATAATATTTTAAGAAAGAGTCCCCGAAACATTCTTCAGTTGAAATATTTTCCATTCTAGATAGATATAAAGTATATATGAATTTGATCATAATAGTAACATGAACTATTTCTGATTGAACAGAAAAGCTATTAACCAAAAACACCTAATCCCATTAATTGTCATTTATTATGAATGACGAGAACTTCCTATAGAAAGTAATCCCTTACCAATCATACTTCTATTGTGTTTAAAATTTATAAGTAACTAATTGTATTCAAAAAATGTAATCCCTCTGCATATGAAGAAATCAACCCCAAATTAAAGAGTTAGTAGTCATATTAGCTTAAATCTAAATTCTAGTTAGGTGTTTTAAGAAAACTGTAGTTTCTTGAATTAAAACACTGTAAAATCTAGTAGCACATTTTCAAAATTACTAATCAATTGAAATTAGAAGACAATTCCAATTTTGGTTGAAAAGGACATCAATTATCTAAAAATAACCTAAAATTAATTTACTAATCATGAAACTTAAACTACTATGTGTAGGGTTATTACTCTCACTTTCCGTCAATATTGCTGCTCAATTTAATTATGGAGAAGCATTACAAAAATCACTTTACTTTTATGAAGCACAACAGTCAGGTGAACTGCCAGCTTGGAATAGAGTTCCTTGGAGATCGGATTCAGCTTTAAACGATGGATCCGATGTAGGATTAGATTTAACAGGAGGATGGTACGATGCCGGAGATCATGTTAAATTTAATTTTCCAATGGCGTATACAGTTACAACTTTGGCCTGGGGAGGAATTGAATTTA
This genomic window from Tenacibaculum sp. 190524A05c contains:
- a CDS encoding tetratricopeptide repeat protein translates to MIKKIIILLFILIQYKAECNNSAFAVLEQEQNKGKVSDNQRDYELTKIYYEEGKYIKALKKILFLSDREFKDRVLEIRVNVLAGKILQKTRDDRGVYEPDTSTEKNKDNDKAISFFRKAIALAEKLKLEKTEFGFSNESYKLIVSESYLSLANCYIAVRKQDSSRIYLEKLISIESINSKVNLFQGVAYTNLGKVFYMEENFQQAERMFLKSIEVNKLLKNDISVALALNNLGSIYIINEEFSKAKSTYQEALTYLGSKNTSLATERKEMIFDNLAWALYNLKDYKAYDYVTKSYRIRDSLNEIGRQEKYAEIQAIHDVETVKQQEQIKIERQERKTWIIGVTGIVVSLLLLYLANLYKLRQQSLSLKLSQNELEQQRKLDRLKSQSQVKILNATIDGKETERKQIAEILHDNVSALLSSANMHLQASQQQFKGSDIPTELAKTQEIIAEASHKIRDLSHNLMSSVLLKFGLEYAVKDSAKKFSNSNIRINTAIHNVYRYSQDQEIKIFNIIQELINNILKHSQAKNAYVIMEEEDDMLNIIVKDDGVGFKNKSEEEKGVGINQIKARIHMMNGSFLIESSQGMGTKTTMNIPVVRKKTRVYSA
- a CDS encoding metallophosphoesterase family protein encodes the protein MKKILLLSDTHSYIDDQILKFVKQADEVWHAGDIGHLKVTDTIKALKPLRGVYGNIDDAEARSEFPLDNRFEVENVPVWITHIGGYPGKYNQRVRETIKKNPPQLFICGHSHILKVQFDKSLNLLHINPGAAGKHGFHKIRTMVRFELDKGEIKNMEVIELAKRSTL
- the truA gene encoding tRNA pseudouridine(38-40) synthase TruA — its product is MRYFLELSYNGKNYFGWQVQPDVISVQEKIATALSTILRKEIAIVGAGRTDSGVHASQMYAHFDFDQELNDNFTYKLNAILPNDIVIYNTTKVSDDAHARFDATSRSYEYKIWLGRNPFVLDTTWQLNYKEIDIDLMNKAAELLYEYEDFECFSKVKTDVNTFNCKVTNAVWKLEGHELTFYISADRFLRNMVRAIVGTLLDIGLRKKSVEDFKAIIESKNRSNAGVSVPAKGLFLTKVEYDYI
- a CDS encoding ABC transporter ATP-binding protein, which codes for MEIFVRLMSFAKKYRTQFWIAALSTILLAGFSIASPVILYKAIDDFTATKDATRLLYFTIAMLSVLLVQVILQFSFIYYANWVGQNIIKDIRAKIFSKILEFKMTYFDNNSVGKLVTRVVSDIETIANFFSQGVFMIVSDILKMLAAVIVMFVINWKLAIIALAVLPILIYATKLFQIAIKKTFQDVRNQVANLNGFVQERVTGMKIVQLFNREKIEYDNFKEINNKHKEAHIKTVWYYSIFFPIAEIMSSIAIGLIVWYGGLQVLGNKLITVGAIISFIQMAQMLFRPLRQIADKFNQLQMGIVSGERVFKVIDTDSSIDKSGTKDASNLRGDISFKDVRFSYVQGEEILKGINFNVNKGETIAIVGSTGAGKSTIINLISRFYEIDSGEIAVDGVSVQEFDLSSLRNQVAVVLQDVFLFSDTILNNITLQNEAISLEEVKEAAKQIGIHEFIESLPNGYNYNVKERGAMLSSGQRQLIAFLRAYVSTPSILILDEATSSVDTESEQMIQYATDKITKNRTSIVIAHRLATIKKADKILVMDKGNIVEQGSHKELLKKEGYYRNLYEKQFSAEVI